A segment of the Synechococcus sp. CBW1002 genome:
CCGGACGGGCCGCGAAACGCAGGTGCACGACGCGCTCCCAGCCGTCCTGTGCCAGCTCCACCAGGGCCAGCCCCTTCAGGCCATGCTGCAGCTGCTGAGCCAGGGTGCTGCCATCACCCTGACGGCGCGGTGCCGGGATCGCCAGCAGCCGAGGGGCTTCCGCCATCCAGCTGATCTCCAGCCAGCGCATGCCGTCGAGGCTGCGCAGCCCCAGTTGCACCGTGTGGGAGGCGCTCTGCTGCGCCTTTTCAAAGCGGCTCGGCACCACAGCAGCCCGCAGCTCCCCCAGCACCGCCCGCAGGCTGGTCACATCCAGAGGCTGGAGGGGTTGGGTTGACACCATCACCGCTGGCAGAGGTTCACAGCCGAGGCTGCTTACTCTGCTGCGCAGCAGTGTCACTTCCATGGCCCGCGCCGCGTCGTCCGCCCGGCTCACCGTGATCACCGGTCCCAGCGGCGTGGGCAAGGGCACACTGGTGAGCCGCCTGCTGCAGCGCCAGCCACGCATCTGGCTGTCGATCTCGGCCACCACACGCCAGCCCCGGGCCGGTGAGGTCGACGGCGTGCACTACTTCTTTCTCAGCCGTGAGGCCTTCGAGGCGCAGGTGGCCGGTGGCGGCTTCCTCGAATGGGCCGAGTTCGCCGGCAACCTTTATGGCACCCCGCGGCAGCCGGTGGAGCAGCATCTCGCCGAAGGACGGCCGGTCCTGCTGGAGATCGAACTGGAAGGGGCCCGGCAAGTGCGTCACTCCTTCCCGGCCGGCCAGCAGCTGTTGATCAAGCCTCCCTCTTTTGAAGAGCTGGAGCGGCGGATTCGCGGACGCGGGACCGACAGCGAATCCGCCATCGCGAAGCGCCTGGAGCGCGCCAGGGTGGAACTGGCCGCCGCCGCCGAGTTCGATGCCTGCCTGGTGAACGGTGATCTTGAGGTGGCGCTGGCGGAATTGGAACAGCTCATGGATCTGGGCACCAGCAAGAGCTGACGTGTACTGAGGCGTGAGCTGATCGGCCCGATGCCCGATCTGTCGGATTGATCCGGTCTGCCTGATCGATCTCCCTGGGTAAAAAAGCATGGTGATCCCAGCATCAACACTGAATCGACTCAGCCGAAACCATGCCATTGATAAGAGCGTTGCTCCCATTATCCGGACCTGATGGCAGCCAGGCAGTATCACAAGCTGCAGGCAAAGAACCTCGCCAGCCCAGCAGGCTCCGGGGCAAGAATGCCGTGCATGACAGCAAAAAAGCGGCCCCAAAAGGGGCCG
Coding sequences within it:
- the gmk gene encoding guanylate kinase, encoding MARAASSARLTVITGPSGVGKGTLVSRLLQRQPRIWLSISATTRQPRAGEVDGVHYFFLSREAFEAQVAGGGFLEWAEFAGNLYGTPRQPVEQHLAEGRPVLLEIELEGARQVRHSFPAGQQLLIKPPSFEELERRIRGRGTDSESAIAKRLERARVELAAAAEFDACLVNGDLEVALAELEQLMDLGTSKS